One region of Enterobacter ludwigii genomic DNA includes:
- the bioD gene encoding dethiobiotin synthase has protein sequence MLKRFFVTGTDTSVGKTVVSRALLQALAASGKRVAGYKPVAKGSKETPEGLRNKDALVLQSVSSLELTYDAVNPIALSEEESSVAHSGMINYPLLSDGLANLSGKVDHVVVEGTGGWRSLMNDLRPLSEWVVQEQLPVVMVVGIQEGCINHALLTAQAIANDGLPLIGWVANRINPGLAHYAEIIDVLSTKLPGPLVGELPYLPRAEQRELAQYIDLSALGGVLTVDRVVA, from the coding sequence ATGCTTAAGCGTTTCTTTGTTACTGGTACAGATACCTCTGTCGGCAAGACAGTCGTATCCCGCGCATTACTGCAGGCTCTGGCTGCAAGCGGTAAACGCGTTGCAGGGTACAAACCGGTCGCAAAAGGCAGTAAAGAGACGCCAGAGGGATTGCGTAATAAAGACGCTCTGGTGCTGCAAAGCGTCTCGTCGCTGGAGCTGACATATGACGCGGTTAATCCAATTGCGTTAAGCGAAGAGGAGAGCAGCGTGGCGCACAGCGGTATGATTAATTACCCCCTGCTGTCTGATGGCCTGGCAAACCTGAGCGGGAAGGTTGATCACGTTGTGGTTGAAGGGACGGGCGGCTGGCGCAGCCTGATGAATGATTTGCGCCCGCTGTCTGAATGGGTCGTGCAGGAGCAGCTGCCTGTGGTGATGGTTGTGGGTATCCAGGAAGGGTGCATTAACCATGCGCTGCTGACGGCACAAGCCATAGCCAATGACGGCCTGCCGTTGATTGGCTGGGTGGCAAACCGCATCAACCCAGGACTTGCGCACTACGCTGAAATCATCGACGTGCTGAGCACAAAACTGCCCGGGCCTTTGGTCGGTGAGTTGCCGTACCTGCCCCGCGCAGAGCAGCGCGAGTTAGCGCAATACATCGATCTCTCTGCCCTCGGTGGCGTGTTGACCGTAGATAGAGTCGTGGCGTAA
- the clcB gene encoding voltage-gated ClC-type chloride channel ClcB → MQRLHAYPDIRAMFRRLLIATVTGVLAALAVAVFRHSMYLLEWLFLSNDSGSLVNAAAALAPWRRALTPALGGLAAGLLLWGWQRMTAQRPHAPTDYMEALETGDGQFDYGASLVKSLASLLVVASGSAIGREGAMILLAALATSFFARRFTPKSEWKLWIACGAAAGMASAYHAPLAGSLFIAEILFGTLMLASLGPVVIAAVVALLTTHLLAPGALTLYDVHLSGIFTAADYALLLAMGLLAGLCGPLLMWLMTFSHGLFLRLKLSPPWQLALGGLIVGLLSLLTPKVWGNGYSVVQAFLIAPPLLLVIAGVFICKLLAVLASSGSGAPGGVFTPTLFVGMATGMLFAQLFALWLPGSETAILLGLAGMATLLAATTHAPIMSALMVCEMTGQYFLLPGLLVACVVASVLSRTLRHDSIYGQHATEGREIDVLR, encoded by the coding sequence ATGCAACGTCTTCATGCTTACCCCGACATCCGGGCAATGTTTCGCCGACTGCTGATTGCTACCGTCACCGGTGTACTGGCCGCGCTGGCCGTTGCGGTGTTTCGACACAGCATGTATTTGCTGGAGTGGCTGTTTCTCAGTAACGACAGCGGCAGCCTGGTGAATGCCGCCGCCGCGCTCGCTCCCTGGCGGCGTGCATTGACGCCTGCCCTGGGGGGGCTGGCGGCCGGGTTGCTGTTATGGGGATGGCAGCGAATGACCGCGCAGCGCCCTCACGCCCCCACCGATTACATGGAAGCGCTGGAGACCGGGGACGGTCAGTTTGACTACGGTGCCAGTCTGGTAAAATCCCTTGCCTCACTGCTGGTCGTGGCCAGCGGGAGTGCCATTGGTCGCGAAGGCGCGATGATCCTGCTTGCCGCCCTCGCCACCTCCTTTTTTGCCCGGCGCTTTACGCCGAAATCCGAGTGGAAACTCTGGATCGCCTGCGGCGCCGCGGCCGGGATGGCCAGCGCCTACCATGCTCCGCTAGCCGGAAGCCTGTTCATTGCAGAGATTCTGTTTGGCACGCTGATGCTGGCCTCGCTTGGCCCCGTGGTTATTGCTGCGGTGGTGGCGCTGCTCACGACGCATCTTTTAGCGCCCGGAGCCCTCACGCTCTATGACGTGCATCTGAGCGGCATATTCACCGCGGCAGATTATGCCCTGTTGCTCGCTATGGGTTTGCTGGCGGGCCTCTGCGGCCCACTGCTGATGTGGCTGATGACGTTCAGTCATGGGCTATTCCTGCGTCTCAAACTTTCACCACCGTGGCAACTGGCGCTCGGCGGTTTGATCGTCGGGCTGCTGTCCCTTTTGACACCTAAGGTGTGGGGGAATGGCTACAGCGTGGTTCAGGCTTTTCTGATCGCGCCCCCGTTGCTGTTGGTCATTGCCGGTGTGTTTATCTGTAAACTGCTGGCGGTGCTGGCCAGCAGCGGCTCCGGTGCGCCGGGAGGGGTATTTACGCCTACGCTGTTTGTCGGTATGGCGACAGGTATGCTGTTTGCTCAACTTTTCGCGCTGTGGTTACCGGGCTCTGAGACGGCGATTTTGCTGGGGCTGGCAGGGATGGCAACGTTACTCGCCGCAACCACACATGCGCCCATTATGTCGGCGCTGATGGTCTGTGAAATGACCGGGCAGTATTTTTTGCTGCCCGGTTTGCTGGTCGCCTGCGTGGTGGCGTCCGTTCTGTCGAGGACGTTACGCCACGACTCTATCTACGGTCAACACGCCACCGAGGGCAGAGAGATCGATGTATTGCGCTAA
- the osmV gene encoding osmoprotectant ABC transporter ATP-binding protein OsmV, with product MIKLENLTKQFSQKRGQTFKAVDNVSLNVPEGEMCVLLGPSGCGKTTTLKMINRLITPSSGTILINGEDTSGMDTVTLRHNIGYVIQQIGLFPNMTIEENITVVPRMLGWDKARCKTRAEELMDMVAMDPHKFLNRYPREMSGGQQQRIGVIRALAADPPVLLMDEPFGAVDPINREVIQNQFLEMQRKLKKTVMLVSHDIDEALKLGDRIAVFRQGKIVQCASPDELLAKPANEFVGSFVGQDRTLKRLLLVSAGDVTDQQPTITVQGSTPLPDAFATMDDNDIRAVTVVDEHGKPLGFVKRREARQASGTCADILHPFRITGKAEDNLRVVLSRLYESNTSWMPIVDEDGRYNGEISQDYIAEYLSSGRTRRALNIHSDS from the coding sequence ATGATAAAACTGGAAAACCTCACCAAACAATTTTCACAGAAGCGCGGCCAGACCTTTAAGGCCGTTGATAACGTCAGCCTGAACGTGCCGGAAGGGGAAATGTGCGTCCTGCTTGGCCCGTCCGGCTGCGGAAAGACCACCACCCTGAAGATGATTAACCGCCTCATTACCCCCAGCAGCGGAACGATCCTGATCAACGGTGAAGACACCAGCGGGATGGACACCGTCACACTGCGCCACAACATCGGCTACGTGATCCAGCAGATTGGCCTGTTTCCGAACATGACCATCGAAGAAAACATCACCGTCGTGCCGCGCATGCTGGGCTGGGATAAAGCCCGCTGCAAAACCCGCGCCGAAGAGCTGATGGATATGGTGGCGATGGATCCGCATAAGTTCCTCAACCGCTACCCGCGCGAGATGTCCGGCGGCCAGCAGCAGCGTATCGGCGTGATCCGCGCCCTGGCGGCGGATCCTCCGGTACTGCTGATGGATGAACCTTTCGGCGCGGTGGACCCGATCAACCGCGAGGTGATCCAGAACCAGTTCCTGGAGATGCAGCGCAAGCTAAAAAAAACCGTCATGCTGGTCAGCCACGATATCGACGAAGCCCTGAAGCTCGGCGACCGTATTGCGGTGTTCCGTCAGGGGAAAATCGTGCAGTGCGCCAGCCCGGATGAACTGCTGGCGAAACCGGCGAATGAGTTTGTCGGCTCGTTCGTCGGTCAGGACCGTACGCTGAAGCGTCTGCTGCTGGTATCGGCGGGCGACGTGACCGACCAGCAGCCGACCATAACGGTACAGGGCTCTACGCCGCTTCCCGACGCCTTTGCGACCATGGACGATAATGATATTCGCGCCGTGACGGTGGTCGACGAGCATGGCAAACCGCTGGGCTTTGTGAAGCGTCGCGAAGCGCGTCAGGCCAGCGGTACCTGCGCCGACATCCTGCATCCGTTTCGCATCACCGGCAAAGCGGAAGATAACCTGCGCGTGGTGCTTTCACGTCTGTATGAGAGTAATACCAGCTGGATGCCGATCGTGGATGAGGACGGGCGCTATAACGGCGAGATTTCTCAGGACTATATTGCCGAGTACCTGAGCTCCGGACGTACGCGTCGGGCGCTGAATATTCACAGCGACAGCTAA
- the osmW gene encoding osmoprotectant ABC transporter permease OsmW gives METIHYILDNWDYLLTLTLQHLWLVALAVGLAILIGVPLGILIVRHRWLATPVLGIATIVLTIPSIALFGLMIPLFSLIGQGIGALPAITAVFLYSLLPIVRNTHTALDSLPPGLREAGRGIGMTFWQRLRWVEIPMALPVIFGGIRTAVVMNIGVMAIAAVIGAGGLGLLLLNGIGGSDIRMLIAGALMICLLAIVLDWLLHRLQVVLTPKGIR, from the coding sequence ATGGAGACAATTCACTACATTCTGGACAACTGGGATTACCTCTTAACCCTGACGCTGCAGCATCTGTGGCTGGTGGCGCTGGCCGTAGGCTTAGCCATTCTCATCGGCGTCCCGCTGGGCATTCTGATTGTCCGCCACAGGTGGCTGGCAACGCCGGTGCTGGGGATAGCCACCATTGTGCTGACCATTCCGTCCATCGCCCTGTTTGGCCTGATGATCCCGCTGTTTTCGCTGATCGGTCAGGGTATCGGTGCCCTGCCCGCAATCACGGCGGTGTTTCTCTACTCGCTGCTGCCGATTGTACGTAACACCCATACGGCGCTCGACAGCCTGCCGCCTGGCCTGCGCGAAGCCGGGCGCGGCATTGGCATGACCTTCTGGCAGCGCCTGCGCTGGGTAGAGATCCCGATGGCGCTGCCGGTGATTTTCGGCGGGATCCGCACCGCCGTGGTGATGAATATCGGCGTGATGGCGATTGCCGCCGTGATCGGCGCGGGCGGTCTTGGCCTGCTGCTGCTGAATGGCATCGGCGGAAGCGATATCCGCATGTTGATTGCGGGCGCGCTGATGATTTGTCTTTTAGCGATTGTGCTCGACTGGCTGCTGCACCGTCTGCAGGTGGTTCTGACTCCAAAGGGGATTCGATAA
- the osmX gene encoding osmoprotectant ABC transporter substrate-binding protein OsmX, protein MRLFSGLTALCAAALFTSQAMAAPLILATKSFTEQHILSAMTVQYLQKKGFQVQPQTNIATVISRNAMINKQIDMTWEYTGTSLIIFNHINKRMSPEESWETVKRLDAKHGLVWLKPADMNNTYAFAMQRKRAEAEHINTMSEMVAKIEQIRKTNPDKNWLLGLDLEFAGRSDGMKPLQAAYKMDLDRPQIRQMDPGLVYNAVRDGFVDAGLIYTTDGRVKGFDLKVLEDDKGFFPSYAVTPVVRKDTLEANPGLEEALNTLSAQLNNDVITELNKKVDIDHQSPQQVARDFLRSKQLL, encoded by the coding sequence ATGAGACTGTTTTCCGGCCTGACGGCGCTGTGTGCCGCGGCGCTGTTCACCAGCCAGGCGATGGCGGCCCCGCTGATTCTGGCGACCAAGAGCTTTACCGAGCAGCACATTCTCTCGGCGATGACCGTGCAGTATCTGCAAAAGAAAGGATTCCAGGTTCAGCCGCAAACCAATATCGCCACGGTAATTTCCCGTAACGCCATGATCAACAAGCAGATTGATATGACGTGGGAGTACACCGGCACGTCGCTGATCATCTTCAACCACATCAACAAGCGCATGTCTCCAGAGGAGTCCTGGGAGACGGTGAAGCGCCTGGACGCGAAGCACGGTCTGGTCTGGCTCAAGCCCGCCGACATGAACAACACCTACGCTTTCGCCATGCAGCGCAAGCGCGCCGAGGCGGAACACATCAACACCATGTCGGAAATGGTGGCGAAGATTGAGCAGATCCGTAAAACCAACCCGGACAAGAACTGGCTGCTGGGCTTAGACCTGGAATTTGCCGGACGCAGCGACGGCATGAAGCCGCTTCAGGCCGCCTATAAAATGGACCTGGACCGCCCGCAAATTCGCCAGATGGACCCCGGTCTGGTCTATAACGCGGTGCGCGACGGCTTCGTCGACGCGGGTCTGATTTACACCACTGACGGGCGCGTGAAGGGCTTCGACCTCAAGGTGCTGGAAGATGATAAAGGCTTCTTCCCGAGCTATGCGGTCACCCCGGTGGTACGCAAGGACACGCTGGAGGCCAACCCGGGGCTGGAAGAGGCGCTCAACACCCTCTCGGCACAGCTCAACAACGACGTTATCACCGAACTGAACAAGAAGGTGGATATCGACCATCAGTCACCGCAGCAGGTCGCCCGTGATTTCCTGCGTAGCAAACAGCTGCTGTAG
- the osmY gene encoding osmoprotectant ABC transporter permease OsmY, producing MHPLLKRSLLFVGAIIVVLALLVWGIGLETIKARQVDLVYLGQQHMILVFSSMFFALLVGIPAGILLSRPAARGIAEYVMQIFNVGNTLPPLAVLALAMVVIGIGDTPAIIALFLASLLPIVRNTYAGLCAVPPSLLEAANGIGMTKWQRLRQVELPTAWPVMLSGIRIATAINVGTAPLAFLIGASSYGELIFPGIYLNDFPTLILGAAATALFALILDTLLAALGRAMSPHLAR from the coding sequence ATGCACCCATTACTTAAACGTTCGCTGCTGTTTGTCGGCGCCATTATCGTGGTCCTCGCCCTCCTCGTCTGGGGGATCGGCCTGGAGACGATTAAGGCGCGCCAGGTTGACCTGGTTTATCTCGGGCAACAGCACATGATTCTGGTTTTCTCATCCATGTTTTTTGCCCTGCTGGTGGGTATTCCGGCCGGTATTCTGCTGAGCCGCCCGGCCGCGCGCGGTATCGCCGAATACGTGATGCAAATCTTCAACGTCGGCAACACGCTGCCGCCGCTGGCCGTGCTGGCGCTGGCGATGGTGGTGATTGGCATCGGCGATACGCCCGCCATCATCGCCCTGTTCCTCGCCTCTCTGCTGCCGATTGTGCGCAATACCTATGCCGGGCTGTGCGCGGTTCCGCCGTCGTTGCTGGAAGCGGCAAACGGCATCGGGATGACCAAATGGCAGCGGCTGCGTCAGGTTGAGTTACCCACCGCCTGGCCGGTCATGCTTTCGGGGATCCGCATCGCCACCGCCATTAACGTCGGTACCGCGCCGCTGGCGTTCCTGATTGGCGCCAGCAGCTACGGCGAGCTGATTTTCCCCGGCATTTACCTGAACGATTTCCCGACCCTGATCCTCGGCGCGGCGGCCACCGCCCTGTTCGCCCTGATCCTCGATACCCTGCTGGCGGCGCTGGGTCGCGCGATGAGCCCCCATCTCGCTCGATAA
- a CDS encoding glutathione S-transferase yields MLKILGKTTSINVRKVLWTCEEAGLNYRQEDYGIGFISTETEEFRALNPNAMVPVLIDEEFVLWESNSICRYLARKAGRDDLLPSEPKACANVEHWMDWQATEFNNAWRYVFPALARKNPDYNDPDRIAAGIKEWNHCIAILEQQLQRTGAWAAGENFTLADIVLGLSVNRWKMTPFEHPAVPAIDAWFARLNQRPAFLRRGNNGMV; encoded by the coding sequence ATGCTCAAGATCCTCGGCAAAACAACCTCGATAAACGTTCGCAAAGTACTCTGGACCTGTGAAGAAGCCGGGCTGAATTATCGCCAGGAAGATTACGGGATCGGTTTTATCTCAACGGAAACGGAAGAATTTCGCGCCCTGAACCCGAACGCAATGGTACCGGTGCTGATTGATGAGGAGTTTGTGCTGTGGGAATCTAACTCCATTTGCCGGTATCTGGCGCGCAAAGCCGGACGCGACGATCTGCTCCCTTCTGAGCCAAAAGCCTGCGCGAATGTCGAACACTGGATGGACTGGCAAGCCACAGAATTCAACAATGCCTGGCGTTACGTCTTCCCGGCGCTGGCGCGCAAGAACCCGGACTATAACGATCCAGACCGCATTGCCGCAGGCATTAAAGAGTGGAACCACTGTATTGCTATCCTTGAACAGCAGCTCCAGCGCACAGGGGCGTGGGCAGCGGGCGAAAACTTTACTCTTGCGGACATCGTGCTGGGATTGTCGGTCAACCGCTGGAAAATGACGCCGTTCGAGCACCCAGCCGTCCCGGCTATTGATGCCTGGTTTGCGCGCCTTAACCAGCGTCCAGCATTTTTACGTCGCGGGAATAACGGGATGGTGTAA
- a CDS encoding MFS transporter, translating into MSTLNHTSSSNAERAHWGGIFAMTLCVFVLIASEFMPVSLLTPIARDLGVTEGLTGQGIAISGALAVLTSLSLSHLAGKMNRKYLLLGMTMLMAISGIIIACATGYLVYMAGRALIGIAIGGFWSMSAATALRLVPQHQVSRALAIFNGGNALATVIAAPLGSYLGATIGWRGAFLCLVPVAIVAAIWQCFSLPDMANQQSPRGSVFRLFRERVVRTGLMACGLFFMGQFALFTYIRPFLENVTRVSPSGLSLILLAIGIAGFVGTLVVVRVLSAAFYPTLMAIPLLMAAIAGTLIPAGNSVWIVAVLSGVWGMLATAAPTGWWSWLARTLPDDAEAGGGLMVAVIQLCIAIGSTVGGMVFDHAGWQSTFALSGLLLLASAALTFFTSRQK; encoded by the coding sequence ATGTCCACACTGAACCACACCTCATCATCAAACGCTGAGCGTGCGCACTGGGGCGGTATTTTTGCCATGACCCTGTGCGTGTTCGTCCTGATAGCTTCTGAATTTATGCCCGTCAGCCTGCTCACCCCCATCGCCCGGGATTTGGGTGTGACAGAGGGGCTCACTGGCCAGGGGATTGCCATCTCGGGTGCACTGGCGGTGCTGACCAGCCTGAGCCTTTCTCACCTTGCCGGGAAAATGAATCGCAAATATCTGCTGCTGGGCATGACGATGCTGATGGCGATATCGGGGATCATTATTGCCTGTGCGACCGGCTATCTGGTGTATATGGCAGGCCGCGCGCTCATCGGCATCGCGATTGGTGGATTCTGGTCGATGTCTGCCGCGACGGCTCTCCGTCTTGTGCCGCAACATCAGGTATCCCGCGCCCTGGCTATTTTTAACGGCGGCAACGCGCTGGCGACGGTTATCGCAGCCCCGCTTGGCAGCTATCTCGGCGCGACCATTGGCTGGCGTGGCGCTTTTCTGTGTCTGGTGCCGGTCGCCATCGTCGCCGCTATCTGGCAGTGTTTTAGCCTGCCAGACATGGCAAATCAGCAAAGCCCACGCGGGAGCGTGTTTCGTCTGTTCCGCGAGCGCGTGGTCCGTACAGGGCTGATGGCCTGCGGCCTGTTCTTCATGGGGCAGTTCGCGTTATTTACCTACATACGGCCGTTCCTTGAAAACGTCACCCGCGTCAGTCCTTCCGGCTTATCGCTTATTCTGCTTGCCATCGGTATAGCGGGTTTTGTTGGCACGCTTGTTGTTGTCCGGGTTCTGAGCGCTGCGTTTTACCCGACGTTAATGGCGATCCCGCTTCTGATGGCGGCCATTGCTGGCACGTTAATCCCGGCCGGAAACAGCGTGTGGATAGTGGCGGTGCTGTCAGGCGTTTGGGGAATGCTGGCCACGGCGGCGCCAACAGGCTGGTGGAGCTGGCTTGCCCGTACTCTTCCTGATGACGCCGAGGCAGGCGGCGGGCTGATGGTCGCGGTGATCCAGCTGTGTATTGCGATAGGTTCAACGGTGGGCGGCATGGTGTTCGACCATGCTGGCTGGCAGAGCACGTTTGCACTGAGTGGCCTGTTGCTGCTGGCCTCGGCTGCACTGACATTTTTCACATCACGGCAAAAATAA
- a CDS encoding alpha/beta hydrolase: MKTFTQKLSVAMLLCASLSGVTTMSYADTINPNAPVSMVTTWDKTFAESDKVDHRKVSFQNRYGITLVGDLYLPKDRGDRKLAAIAVSGPFGAVKEQSSGLYAQTLAENGFVTLAFDPSYTGESGGQPRNVASPDINTEDFSAAVDFLGIQKEVDRNRIGILGICGWGGMALNAASMDTRVKAVATSVMYDMSRAMGHGVGDGKDRYTTADRHAVLQYLNEQRWKDAESGTLAHAGHDIYVDEHSKVTAADRILPESLPANPHPVLKEFFDYYRMPRGYHARSVNSTGAWTATMPLSFMNMPLLSYAKEITIPTLIVTGEKAHSRYFAEDAYKAVGSKQKELVIVPGANHVDLYDNAAGKIPFAQFEQFFKTSLK; this comes from the coding sequence ATGAAAACATTCACCCAAAAACTATCAGTTGCGATGCTGCTCTGCGCATCTTTAAGTGGAGTTACAACAATGAGTTATGCAGATACCATCAACCCAAACGCACCCGTTTCAATGGTGACCACCTGGGACAAAACCTTCGCTGAAAGTGATAAGGTCGACCATCGCAAAGTGTCATTCCAGAACCGCTACGGGATCACCCTGGTGGGCGATTTGTATCTTCCTAAAGATCGTGGAGACCGTAAACTGGCGGCGATTGCCGTCAGCGGGCCGTTTGGCGCCGTTAAGGAGCAATCCAGCGGCCTGTACGCACAGACGCTGGCCGAAAACGGGTTTGTGACGCTGGCGTTCGACCCGTCCTACACTGGCGAAAGCGGCGGCCAGCCACGCAACGTGGCCTCCCCTGACATCAACACCGAAGACTTTAGCGCGGCAGTGGATTTCCTCGGCATTCAAAAAGAGGTGGACCGTAACCGCATCGGTATTCTCGGCATCTGCGGCTGGGGTGGTATGGCACTCAATGCGGCATCTATGGACACCCGTGTGAAAGCGGTCGCCACCAGTGTGATGTATGACATGAGCCGCGCCATGGGTCACGGCGTGGGCGACGGTAAAGACCGTTACACCACGGCAGACCGCCACGCCGTGTTGCAGTATCTGAACGAGCAGCGCTGGAAAGATGCCGAGAGTGGCACCCTCGCCCATGCGGGCCATGACATTTATGTCGATGAACACAGTAAGGTGACCGCCGCCGATCGTATTCTGCCGGAGTCATTACCTGCGAACCCCCATCCGGTTCTGAAAGAGTTCTTCGATTACTACCGGATGCCGCGCGGCTACCATGCGCGTTCCGTCAACTCAACCGGCGCATGGACGGCAACAATGCCTTTATCCTTTATGAATATGCCGCTGCTGAGTTATGCCAAAGAGATCACCATCCCGACGCTTATTGTCACCGGTGAGAAAGCGCACTCCCGCTATTTTGCTGAAGATGCGTATAAAGCCGTGGGCAGCAAACAGAAAGAACTGGTGATTGTCCCGGGTGCAAATCATGTTGATCTCTACGACAACGCTGCCGGAAAAATTCCGTTTGCTCAGTTTGAGCAGTTCTTCAAAACCAGCCTGAAATAA
- a CDS encoding LysR family transcriptional regulator, which translates to MARRENYNELYLFMQVVREGSFTAAAQRLGLAQSGISRSVRELEERLGVQLLVRTTRKLSLTQAGEQLYRTTESGFDALDNGLATLAHFRETPSGTVRINASQHAIDKCLLPKLAVFKQRYPDIRLELINESRFVDIIAERFDAGVRLGPEVGQGMIAVRITPDMEMAVVGTPEHFRRYGFPQTPADLTPHPCIAYQLADGSLYHWELVQDEKIVTHRPEGQWALSDSYMEAEAARLGLGLAYVPVELVADDLARGTLIRVLLRYSLRMEGLFLYYPHRNVSPALRAVIDTLKM; encoded by the coding sequence ATGGCGAGGCGGGAAAACTACAATGAGCTGTACCTGTTTATGCAGGTGGTGCGGGAAGGGAGCTTTACGGCAGCCGCGCAGCGGCTTGGGCTGGCACAATCCGGGATCAGCCGTTCGGTGCGCGAACTGGAAGAACGGCTGGGCGTTCAGCTGCTGGTTCGCACCACGCGAAAGCTGTCCCTGACTCAGGCTGGCGAGCAACTTTATCGCACCACGGAGTCGGGATTTGATGCGCTTGATAACGGCCTTGCCACCCTGGCGCATTTTCGCGAGACCCCCTCCGGCACGGTGCGCATTAATGCCAGCCAGCACGCCATCGACAAATGTCTGCTGCCGAAGCTCGCGGTGTTTAAGCAGCGCTACCCGGATATCCGGCTGGAGCTAATAAACGAGAGTCGGTTCGTTGACATCATCGCCGAGCGCTTCGATGCAGGCGTGCGGCTGGGGCCGGAAGTGGGGCAGGGAATGATCGCGGTACGCATCACCCCCGACATGGAGATGGCGGTGGTGGGCACACCGGAGCACTTTCGCCGCTACGGCTTCCCGCAAACGCCTGCCGATCTGACGCCTCACCCCTGTATTGCTTACCAGCTTGCTGACGGCAGTCTTTATCACTGGGAACTGGTGCAGGACGAAAAAATCGTTACCCATCGGCCGGAAGGACAGTGGGCGTTATCCGACAGCTATATGGAAGCCGAAGCCGCACGGCTGGGTCTGGGTCTGGCGTATGTGCCGGTTGAGCTGGTGGCAGACGATCTTGCACGCGGAACGCTTATCCGGGTGTTGCTGCGCTACAGCCTGCGTATGGAGGGTCTGTTCCTTTACTACCCGCACCGTAACGTGTCGCCCGCGCTGAGAGCGGTGATTGATACGCTGAAAATGTAG